A portion of the Streptomyces sp. NBC_01335 genome contains these proteins:
- the dnaJ gene encoding molecular chaperone DnaJ: MATDYYAVLGVRRDASQDEIKKAFRRLARELHPDVNPDPKTQERFKEINAAYEVLSDAQKKQVYDLGGDPLSASGGGGGAGGFGAGGFGNFSDIMDAFFGTASQRGPRSRTRRGQDAMIRLEIDLAEAAFGTTKDIQVDTAVVCTTCSGEGAAPGTSAQTCDMCRGRGEVSQVTRSFLGQVMTSRPCPQCQGFGTVVPTPCPECAGDGRVRSRRTLTVKIPAGVDNGTRIQLAGEGEVGPGGGPAGDLYVEIHEVAHPTFQRRGDDLHCTVTIPMTAGALGTKVPLETLDGIEEIDIRPGTQSGQSVPLHGRGITHLRGGGRGDLIVHVEVLTPSKLDPEQERLLRELAKLRGEERPTGQFQPGQQGLFSRLKDAFNGR, translated from the coding sequence GTGGCCACCGACTACTACGCCGTGCTCGGCGTACGGCGCGACGCGTCGCAGGACGAGATCAAGAAGGCATTCCGTCGGCTCGCCCGCGAGCTGCACCCGGATGTCAACCCCGACCCGAAGACCCAGGAGCGGTTCAAGGAGATCAACGCCGCTTACGAGGTGCTCTCCGACGCCCAGAAGAAGCAGGTCTACGACCTGGGCGGGGACCCGCTGTCGGCCTCGGGCGGCGGCGGTGGCGCGGGCGGCTTCGGCGCCGGCGGCTTCGGCAACTTCTCCGACATCATGGACGCCTTCTTCGGCACGGCCTCGCAGCGCGGACCCCGTTCGCGCACGCGGCGCGGCCAGGACGCCATGATCCGGCTGGAGATCGACCTCGCCGAGGCGGCCTTCGGAACCACCAAGGACATCCAGGTCGACACCGCCGTCGTCTGCACCACGTGCAGCGGCGAGGGTGCGGCCCCCGGCACCTCGGCCCAGACCTGCGACATGTGCCGCGGGCGCGGTGAGGTGTCCCAGGTCACCCGGTCCTTCCTCGGCCAGGTCATGACCTCGCGGCCCTGCCCGCAGTGCCAGGGCTTCGGCACCGTCGTGCCGACCCCCTGCCCGGAGTGCGCCGGCGACGGCCGCGTCCGCTCGCGGCGCACCCTCACGGTCAAGATCCCCGCGGGTGTCGACAACGGGACCCGCATCCAGCTGGCCGGCGAGGGCGAGGTCGGCCCCGGCGGCGGCCCGGCCGGTGACCTCTACGTCGAGATCCACGAGGTCGCACACCCGACGTTCCAGCGGCGCGGCGACGACCTGCACTGCACGGTCACCATCCCCATGACGGCGGGCGCGCTCGGCACCAAGGTGCCGCTGGAGACGCTCGACGGCATCGAGGAGATCGACATCAGGCCCGGCACCCAGTCCGGCCAGTCGGTCCCGCTGCACGGACGCGGCATCACGCACCTGCGCGGCGGCGGCCGGGGCGACCTGATCGTGCACGTCGAGGTGCTGACCCCCAGCAAGCTCGACCCGGAGCAGGAACGCCTGCTGCGCGAGCTGGCCAAGCTGCGTGGCGAGGAGCGGCCCACCGGGCAGTTCCAGCCCGGACAGCAGGGTCTCTTCTCGCGCCTGAAGGACGCCTTCAACGGCCGCTGA
- the hrcA gene encoding heat-inducible transcriptional repressor HrcA has product MLSERRLEVLRAIVQDYVGTEEPVGSKALTERHRLGVSPATVRNDMAVLEDEGFIAQPHTSAGRIPTDKGYRLFVDRLAGVKPLSSPERRAIHNFLDCAVDLDDVVARTVRLLAQLTRQVAIVQYPSLTRSTVRHVELLALSPARLMLVLITDTGRVEQRMIDCPAPFGETSLADLRARLNSRVVGRRFSDVPQLVQDLPESFENEDRGTVSTVLTTLLETLVEETEERLMIGGTSNLTRFGHDFPLVIRPVLEALEEQVVLLKLLGEATDSGMTVRIGHENAHEGLTSTSVVTVGYGSGDEAVAKLGVVGPTRMDYPGTMGAVRAVARYVGQILAES; this is encoded by the coding sequence ATGCTCAGCGAACGCAGACTTGAAGTGCTGCGCGCCATCGTCCAGGACTACGTCGGCACCGAGGAGCCGGTCGGCTCCAAGGCGCTCACCGAGCGGCACCGGCTCGGGGTCTCCCCGGCCACCGTCCGCAACGACATGGCGGTGCTGGAGGACGAGGGCTTCATCGCCCAGCCCCACACCAGCGCCGGGCGCATCCCCACGGACAAGGGTTACCGCCTCTTCGTCGACCGGCTCGCGGGCGTCAAGCCCCTGTCGTCGCCGGAGCGCCGGGCGATCCACAACTTCCTGGACTGCGCGGTCGACCTGGACGACGTGGTGGCCCGCACGGTACGGCTGCTCGCGCAGCTGACCCGGCAGGTCGCCATCGTCCAGTACCCCTCGCTGACCCGCTCCACGGTGCGTCACGTGGAGCTGCTGGCCCTGTCGCCGGCCCGGCTGATGCTGGTCCTGATCACCGACACCGGCCGGGTCGAACAGCGTATGATCGACTGCCCCGCGCCGTTCGGCGAGACCTCTCTCGCCGATCTGCGGGCCCGGCTCAACAGCAGGGTCGTGGGACGTCGCTTCAGTGACGTCCCGCAGCTCGTGCAGGACCTGCCGGAATCCTTCGAGAACGAGGACCGCGGGACGGTTTCCACGGTCCTCACCACCCTCCTCGAAACCCTGGTCGAGGAGACGGAGGAGCGGCTGATGATCGGCGGCACCTCCAACCTCACCCGCTTCGGGCACGACTTCCCCCTGGTGATCCGGCCCGTGCTGGAAGCGCTGGAGGAGCAGGTCGTCCTGCTGAAGCTGCTCGGTGAGGCCACGGACTCGGGCATGACCGTACGGATCGGGCACGAGAACGCCCACGAGGGCCTCACCTCCACGTCCGTCGTCACGGTCGGCTACGGTTCGGGCGACGAGGCAGTCGCCAAACTCGGCGTGGTCGGACCGACCCGCATGGACTACCCCGGAACGATGGGAGCGGTACGCGCAGTGGCACGTTACGTCGGACAGATCCTGGCGGAGTCGTAA
- a CDS encoding MBL fold metallo-hydrolase, producing MDLSWEELGWERLGHGVGRRRLPGWDATAALVAGADRALVVDTGASVREGVGLRIEAQRLLGRRVTHVALSHPHFDHVFGTAAFAGTEVFGAYGAAARMRGSVDEMHADAVRNGLPEHDAAEAVDALVFPGREVCHRWTLDLGGGREVVLANVGPGHTGHDLAVLVPGSGPPGARAVVLCGDLIEESGEPQTGPDSVPARWPAALDRLLALGGEDAVYVPGHGAAVDAAFVRAQRELLAGRFGVA from the coding sequence ATGGACCTCTCTTGGGAAGAGCTGGGCTGGGAGCGGTTGGGCCACGGCGTGGGCCGCCGGCGGCTTCCCGGCTGGGACGCGACCGCCGCCCTGGTCGCCGGGGCGGACCGCGCGCTGGTGGTGGACACCGGCGCGAGCGTGCGCGAGGGCGTCGGGCTGCGGATCGAGGCGCAGCGGCTGCTGGGCCGCAGGGTGACCCATGTCGCACTGAGCCATCCCCACTTCGACCACGTCTTCGGCACCGCGGCCTTCGCGGGCACGGAGGTGTTCGGGGCGTACGGGGCGGCGGCGCGGATGCGCGGGTCGGTGGACGAGATGCACGCCGACGCGGTGCGCAACGGCCTGCCCGAGCACGACGCGGCCGAGGCGGTGGACGCGCTGGTGTTCCCCGGCCGTGAGGTGTGCCACCGCTGGACGCTCGACCTGGGCGGCGGGCGCGAGGTGGTGCTCGCCAACGTGGGGCCGGGGCACACGGGGCACGATCTGGCGGTCCTGGTGCCCGGGTCCGGGCCCCCGGGGGCGCGCGCGGTGGTGCTCTGCGGGGACCTGATCGAGGAGTCCGGTGAGCCGCAGACGGGCCCGGACTCGGTGCCGGCCCGCTGGCCCGCCGCCCTCGACCGGCTCCTCGCGCTGGGCGGCGAGGACGCGGTGTACGTGCCGGGGCACGGGGCGGCGGTGGACGCGGCGTTCGTGCGGGCGCAGCGGGAGCTGCTGGCGGGGCGCTTCGGGGTGGCGTGA
- a CDS encoding DUF3097 domain-containing protein produces MRSYQPDLTPPWKRSAPVPEVPADPDLVVEEVSTGFCGAVIRCEKSAQGPVVTLEDRFGKHRVFPMEPRGFLLEGRVVTLVRPSSGGPVVPARTASGSVAVPGARARVARAGRIYVEGRHDAELVERVWGDDLRIEGVVVEYLEGIDDLPAIVREFGPGPDARLGVLVDHLVPGSKESRIAAEVSDPHLLVVGHPFIDVWEAVKPASVGIAGWPSVPRGQDWKTGVCRALGWPENTGAAWQHILSGVRSYRDLEPQLLGRVEELIDFVTLPG; encoded by the coding sequence ATGCGCAGTTACCAGCCGGACCTGACCCCGCCGTGGAAGAGGTCCGCCCCCGTGCCCGAGGTGCCCGCCGATCCGGATCTGGTCGTGGAGGAGGTGTCCACCGGCTTCTGCGGTGCGGTGATCCGCTGCGAGAAGTCCGCCCAGGGGCCGGTGGTGACGCTGGAGGACCGGTTCGGCAAGCACCGGGTGTTCCCGATGGAGCCGCGCGGCTTCCTGCTGGAGGGCCGGGTGGTGACGCTGGTGCGCCCGTCGTCCGGCGGCCCGGTGGTCCCGGCGCGTACGGCCTCCGGATCGGTGGCGGTGCCGGGTGCGCGGGCGCGGGTGGCGCGGGCCGGGCGGATCTACGTGGAGGGCCGGCACGACGCGGAGCTGGTCGAGCGGGTGTGGGGCGACGACCTGCGGATCGAGGGGGTGGTCGTGGAGTACCTGGAGGGCATCGACGATCTTCCGGCGATCGTGCGGGAGTTCGGGCCGGGGCCGGACGCACGGCTCGGGGTGCTGGTGGACCATCTCGTACCGGGCTCCAAGGAGTCCCGGATCGCGGCCGAGGTGTCCGATCCGCACCTGCTGGTGGTGGGGCACCCGTTCATCGACGTCTGGGAGGCGGTGAAGCCCGCCTCGGTGGGGATCGCCGGCTGGCCGTCCGTACCGCGCGGGCAGGACTGGAAGACCGGGGTGTGCCGGGCGCTGGGGTGGCCGGAAAACACCGGAGCGGCCTGGCAGCACATCCTGTCGGGGGTCCGCTCGTACAGGGATCTTGAGCCTCAACTCCTGGGCCGCGTAGAGGAATTGATTGACTTTGTCACGCTTCCGGGGTGA
- the hemW gene encoding radical SAM family heme chaperone HemW: MPSVLPDGEPVPDDGALPRHALEGAADRPLGFYLHVPYCATRCGYCDFNTYTATELRGSGGALASRDNYAAHLVEEVRQARKVLGDDPRPVRTVFVGGGTPTLLAAADLVRMLAAIRDEFGLAPDAEITTEANPESVNPAYLAELRAGGFNRISFGMQSAKQHVLKILDRTHTPGRPEACVAEAREAGFDHVNLDLIYGTPGESDDDWRASLDAAIGAGPDHVSAYALIVEEGTQLARRIRRGEVPMTDDDVHADRYLIADEAMAAAGFSWYEVSNWARTPEGRCLHNELYWRGADWWGAGPGAHSHVGGVRWWNVKHPGAYAQALSEGRSPGAGREILSAEDRRVERVLLELRLREGCPLSLLKPDGLAASRRVLGEGLLEPGPYEEGRAVLTLRGRLLADAVVRDLVD; this comes from the coding sequence ATGCCTTCCGTACTGCCCGATGGTGAGCCCGTGCCCGACGACGGGGCGCTGCCCCGCCACGCCCTGGAAGGCGCCGCCGACCGCCCCCTCGGCTTCTACCTGCACGTTCCGTACTGCGCGACCCGCTGCGGCTACTGCGACTTCAACACCTACACCGCCACCGAGCTGCGCGGCTCCGGCGGCGCCCTGGCCTCCCGCGACAACTACGCCGCCCACCTCGTCGAGGAGGTCCGCCAGGCCCGCAAGGTCCTCGGCGACGACCCGCGCCCGGTGCGCACGGTCTTCGTCGGCGGCGGCACGCCCACCCTGCTGGCCGCCGCCGACCTGGTCCGGATGCTCGCCGCGATCCGCGACGAGTTCGGGCTCGCCCCCGACGCGGAGATCACCACCGAGGCCAACCCGGAGTCGGTGAACCCGGCCTATCTGGCCGAGCTGCGCGCGGGCGGATTCAACCGGATCTCCTTCGGCATGCAGAGCGCCAAGCAGCACGTGCTGAAGATCCTGGACCGCACCCACACCCCGGGCCGCCCCGAGGCCTGTGTCGCCGAGGCCAGGGAAGCCGGCTTCGACCACGTCAACCTGGACCTGATCTACGGCACCCCCGGCGAGTCCGACGACGACTGGCGGGCCTCCCTGGACGCGGCGATCGGCGCCGGACCCGACCACGTCTCGGCGTACGCGCTGATCGTGGAGGAGGGCACCCAGCTGGCCCGCCGCATCCGGCGCGGCGAGGTCCCGATGACCGACGACGACGTGCACGCCGACCGGTACCTCATCGCCGACGAGGCGATGGCCGCCGCCGGCTTCTCCTGGTACGAGGTGTCGAACTGGGCCCGCACCCCCGAGGGCCGCTGCCTGCACAACGAGCTGTACTGGCGCGGCGCCGACTGGTGGGGCGCCGGACCGGGCGCGCACAGCCACGTCGGCGGGGTGCGCTGGTGGAACGTGAAGCACCCGGGGGCGTACGCCCAGGCGCTCTCCGAGGGCCGCTCGCCCGGCGCGGGCCGGGAGATCCTCTCCGCCGAGGACCGCCGCGTCGAGCGCGTCCTGCTGGAGCTCCGGCTCCGCGAGGGCTGCCCGCTCTCCCTCCTCAAGCCGGACGGCCTCGCCGCCTCCCGCCGGGTCCTCGGCGAGGGCCTGCTGGAGCCCGGACCGTACGAGGAGGGCCGCGCGGTCCTCACCCTGCGCGGGCGCCTGCTCGCCGACGCGGTCGTGCGCGACCTGGTGGACTGA
- a CDS encoding TetR/AcrR family transcriptional regulator has translation MSAAVDLLDEAGEPALTLRALAARLGTGVGSIYWYVSGKDDLLDRAIDHVLGGVLAAVEAQPRSGDAIDDLRVMALTLFDAIVDRPWLGAHFMRTTVVRGNSLRLYEALGQQTLRLDLTPRQRFHAVSAIVGVVVGSAADLGQEPPPEVLDGSVDREEFLGRFAQAWRALDASEFPFVRDIVEEFDGHDDTEQFLAGLELTLSGLRLQAGA, from the coding sequence ATGTCCGCGGCGGTGGACCTGCTGGACGAGGCGGGCGAACCGGCCCTGACCCTGCGCGCCCTCGCGGCCCGGCTCGGCACCGGCGTCGGCAGCATCTACTGGTACGTCTCCGGCAAGGACGATCTGCTCGACCGCGCCATCGACCACGTGCTCGGCGGAGTGCTGGCCGCCGTCGAGGCGCAGCCCCGCAGCGGCGACGCGATCGACGACCTGCGCGTGATGGCGCTCACTCTGTTCGACGCGATCGTGGACCGGCCGTGGCTGGGCGCGCACTTCATGCGCACCACCGTCGTCCGGGGTAATTCGCTGCGGCTCTACGAGGCGCTGGGGCAGCAGACGCTCCGCCTCGATCTCACGCCGCGACAGCGGTTCCACGCCGTGTCGGCGATCGTGGGCGTGGTGGTCGGCAGCGCCGCCGACCTGGGACAGGAGCCGCCCCCGGAGGTGCTCGACGGCTCCGTGGACCGCGAGGAGTTCCTCGGCCGCTTCGCCCAGGCGTGGCGTGCGCTCGACGCCTCGGAGTTCCCGTTCGTGCGCGACATCGTCGAGGAGTTCGACGGGCACGACGACACGGAGCAGTTCCTCGCCGGGCTGGAGCTGACCCTGTCGGGCCTCCGCCTCCAGGCCGGAGCCTGA
- a CDS encoding MFS transporter — MTTTTPAPPEASRTYPSLRAAWIPLAALCLAFFVEMVDNTLLSIALPTIGRDLGSGTTALQWVTGAYSLTFGGLLLTAGSMADRLGRRRVLLVGLAVFGLLSLGVAAVTTAGQLITLRAGLGIAAAAMAPITNSLVFRLFDDKALRMRAMTLMIVVGMSGFVLGPLLGGTALAHARWQWLLLVNAPIALIAAVGVRLGVPADRPEDLTRDKLDLPGAALSVATIGLACYALTSGVEHGWLSAATIASVLGAVAAGIAFVTHERRSRAPMLDLKLFGNGVVRGAAIAQIGTAIAMAAVMFGLILHFQYAYGWSPVRAGLANLPLIVTMIVATPLSEWLAGRFGHRVACLVGAACLTGSLAGLSWGVSHGYLAIAACMVVMTIGLRTVMTICAIALVDAMPANRTSIGTALNDTAQEVGTSIGTAMVGTLIAALVTTQLPAGTWSGALVTSFFHGERITYAILAVVVGLVAAAGALTLSDSRVTEEPAGQE; from the coding sequence ATGACCACGACCACCCCCGCGCCACCCGAGGCGTCGCGCACCTACCCGTCCCTGCGGGCGGCCTGGATACCCCTGGCCGCCCTCTGTCTGGCCTTCTTCGTCGAGATGGTCGACAACACCCTGCTGTCCATCGCGCTCCCCACGATCGGCCGGGACCTCGGCAGCGGCACGACCGCCCTGCAGTGGGTCACCGGCGCGTACTCCCTGACCTTCGGCGGCCTGCTGCTGACGGCGGGATCGATGGCCGACCGGCTCGGACGACGCCGCGTGCTGCTGGTGGGCCTCGCGGTGTTCGGTCTGCTGAGCCTGGGCGTCGCCGCGGTCACCACCGCCGGGCAGCTCATCACCCTGCGGGCCGGTCTCGGCATCGCCGCGGCGGCCATGGCGCCGATCACGAACTCGCTGGTCTTCCGGCTGTTCGACGACAAGGCGCTGCGGATGCGCGCGATGACGCTGATGATCGTCGTCGGCATGTCCGGCTTCGTCCTCGGCCCCCTGCTGGGCGGCACCGCCCTGGCCCACGCGCGGTGGCAGTGGCTGCTGCTCGTGAACGCCCCGATCGCGCTGATCGCGGCCGTCGGCGTCCGTCTGGGAGTCCCGGCCGACCGGCCCGAGGACCTCACCCGCGACAAGCTCGACCTGCCCGGCGCCGCGCTGAGCGTCGCCACCATCGGCCTCGCCTGCTACGCGCTGACCAGCGGCGTCGAGCACGGCTGGCTCTCCGCGGCCACGATCGCCTCGGTCCTCGGCGCCGTCGCCGCCGGCATCGCCTTCGTGACGCACGAGCGCCGCAGCCGCGCGCCCATGCTGGACCTCAAGCTCTTCGGCAACGGCGTGGTCCGCGGCGCGGCCATCGCGCAGATCGGCACGGCCATCGCGATGGCCGCCGTGATGTTCGGGCTGATCCTCCACTTCCAGTACGCCTACGGGTGGAGCCCCGTCCGGGCCGGTCTCGCGAACCTGCCGCTCATCGTGACCATGATCGTCGCGACCCCGCTCTCCGAGTGGCTGGCGGGCCGGTTCGGCCACCGCGTCGCCTGCCTGGTCGGCGCGGCCTGCCTGACCGGCTCACTGGCCGGCCTCTCCTGGGGCGTCAGCCACGGCTACCTCGCCATCGCGGCCTGCATGGTCGTGATGACCATCGGCCTGCGCACCGTGATGACCATCTGCGCCATCGCGCTCGTCGACGCGATGCCCGCCAACCGCACGTCCATCGGCACGGCGCTCAACGACACCGCCCAGGAGGTCGGCACCAGCATCGGCACCGCCATGGTCGGCACCCTGATCGCGGCACTGGTCACCACCCAGCTCCCCGCGGGCACCTGGAGTGGGGCTCTGGTGACGTCGTTCTTCCACGGCGAGCGGATCACCTACGCCATCCTGGCGGTCGTCGTCGGGCTGGTCGCGGCAGCCGGCGCACTCACCCTCTCCGACTCCCGGGTCACCGAGGAACCGGCCGGCCAGGAGTGA
- a CDS encoding ATP-binding SpoIIE family protein phosphatase — MGPIPLQRATIHRPGGTDADRAGGPPLVSTTSLPATPQSPSGARRFVRAVLAEWAGLGVPAAVGFSDRLADDLVNVASELVTNAVVHAGTVVDVLVRLEHATGEEPAAVVLEVTDHHPARATGEVAGEPATAPKALPGAGAATPPAVTVPDATATATVPGSGAPAAGDPYGLAEYGRGLDLVAALSVAWGITYRTGHKTVWARLPVCDWGTGAPAGADIPVEHRQGADPAAAAAGHPVLVPPQPAADHLVPAAPPGARDDSVWDRQGALAFLAEASDLLTGQLDEELVATTAGRMLVPRLVDWCAIWLDEEGSGAPGAPRLTRVRHGDEPGAGPLGGALESEPFRLPHSAGPGPVPLPWPPGGREPGAHDGAALACRITAGGRTLGTVLVGRDHDSGAELPAVVVGVVEDFVRRLGQAVGAARAYTRQATISRILQRGLLPNKIADIPGMSSAVVYEPSDDGVVGGDFYDIFPCPKRRWCFVLGDVQGSGPEAAVVTGLARPWLRLLSREGFGVGEVLDRLNRLLLDDAMEAAEAAALMVAAAGGQQLTDAGQSRFLSLLYGEVVPLPGGGARCTVASAGHPLPLLLRPDGTVRPVAEPQVLLGVVEDVAYESQSFDLEPGDSLLCVTDGVTERRSGSALFDDGDGLARALATCAGQSASQVAEEIRRAVHGFSELPPDDDVALLVLRAD; from the coding sequence GTGGGGCCAATTCCACTGCAACGGGCCACCATTCACCGGCCGGGTGGCACCGACGCGGACCGGGCGGGCGGACCCCCGCTCGTCAGTACGACCAGCCTGCCCGCGACCCCGCAGTCCCCGTCCGGGGCCCGTCGGTTCGTCCGTGCGGTGCTGGCCGAATGGGCCGGGCTCGGGGTCCCGGCCGCCGTGGGGTTCAGCGACCGGCTCGCCGACGACCTGGTGAACGTCGCCAGCGAGCTGGTCACCAACGCCGTGGTGCACGCCGGGACCGTGGTCGACGTGCTGGTGCGCCTGGAGCACGCGACCGGCGAGGAACCCGCCGCCGTGGTCCTGGAGGTCACCGACCACCACCCGGCCCGGGCGACCGGCGAGGTGGCCGGGGAGCCGGCCACCGCACCCAAGGCGCTCCCCGGTGCGGGCGCGGCCACCCCGCCCGCCGTCACCGTCCCCGACGCCACGGCCACCGCCACCGTCCCCGGCTCCGGGGCACCCGCGGCAGGCGACCCGTACGGTCTGGCCGAATACGGGCGCGGGCTCGACCTCGTCGCCGCGCTCTCGGTCGCCTGGGGCATCACCTACCGCACCGGGCACAAGACCGTCTGGGCCCGGCTCCCCGTGTGCGACTGGGGCACCGGCGCACCGGCCGGCGCGGACATTCCGGTCGAGCACCGGCAGGGCGCGGACCCCGCGGCGGCGGCCGCCGGCCACCCGGTCCTCGTGCCCCCGCAGCCCGCCGCCGACCATCTGGTGCCCGCCGCCCCGCCCGGGGCGCGCGACGACAGCGTCTGGGACCGGCAGGGCGCGCTCGCCTTCCTCGCGGAGGCGTCCGACCTGCTCACCGGGCAGCTCGACGAGGAGCTGGTGGCGACGACAGCGGGCCGGATGCTCGTCCCCCGGCTGGTCGACTGGTGCGCGATCTGGCTGGACGAGGAGGGCTCGGGCGCCCCGGGCGCACCCCGCCTCACCCGCGTACGGCACGGCGACGAGCCGGGCGCCGGTCCGCTGGGGGGAGCGCTGGAGAGCGAGCCGTTCCGGCTGCCGCACAGTGCCGGACCGGGACCCGTGCCGCTGCCCTGGCCGCCGGGCGGCCGGGAGCCGGGCGCCCACGACGGGGCCGCCCTCGCCTGCCGCATCACGGCCGGCGGCCGCACGCTGGGCACCGTGCTCGTCGGCCGCGACCACGACTCCGGCGCCGAGCTGCCCGCGGTCGTGGTCGGGGTCGTGGAGGACTTCGTGCGCCGCCTCGGTCAGGCGGTCGGGGCCGCCCGCGCGTACACCCGGCAGGCCACCATCAGCCGCATCCTCCAGCGCGGACTGCTGCCCAACAAGATCGCCGACATCCCCGGCATGAGCAGCGCCGTCGTCTACGAGCCCAGCGACGACGGCGTGGTCGGAGGTGACTTCTACGACATCTTCCCCTGCCCGAAGCGCCGCTGGTGCTTCGTCCTCGGCGACGTCCAGGGCAGCGGCCCGGAGGCCGCCGTGGTGACCGGCCTGGCCCGGCCCTGGCTCCGGCTGCTGTCCCGCGAGGGCTTCGGGGTCGGCGAGGTGCTGGACCGGCTCAACCGGCTGCTGCTCGACGACGCCATGGAGGCCGCCGAGGCCGCCGCCCTGATGGTCGCGGCGGCGGGCGGGCAGCAGCTGACGGACGCCGGGCAGTCCCGGTTCCTCTCGCTGCTCTACGGCGAGGTCGTCCCGCTCCCGGGCGGCGGCGCCCGGTGCACGGTGGCCAGCGCGGGCCACCCGCTGCCGCTGCTGCTCCGCCCGGACGGCACCGTACGCCCGGTCGCCGAACCGCAGGTGCTGCTCGGGGTGGTGGAGGACGTGGCGTACGAGAGCCAGAGCTTCGACCTGGAACCGGGCGACAGCCTGCTCTGCGTCACCGACGGGGTCACCGAGCGGCGGTCCGGCTCCGCGCTCTTCGACGACGGCGACGGCCTCGCCCGGGCCCTCGCGACCTGCGCCGGGCAGAGCGCGTCGCAGGTCGCGGAGGAGATCCGCCGGGCCGTGCACGGCTTCTCCGAGCTGCCGCCGGACGACGACGTGGCGCTGCTGGTGCTGCGCGCCGACTGA